In Bradyrhizobium sp. 200, the sequence AGGCAAAGCCGTCGATGCCTGATGTCAATGCCATTGGCCCCCCGCGCGTGACGGCGGCTTCGACGAACGGCTTGCCGTTGCTGTCGAGCACGAAGCTGTGGGGATGCGGCTTGCCGCCGAAACTCAGGCGGCGCCATTTGGTCTCGTGGGCGGTGATCGCAACCGAGGCGATCTGCGGATAGGTATCGAGATATCGCTTCGCCAGCACCTGGCAGAATTCCTCGGTGCTGAGGCCCGTGTTCTCGCGGGCGACGACATTGACGATGTTCTTGATCGTATCCGTCGCTACCGAGGTGGAATTGTCGGCATCGGTATAGGCCCGCGCAAAGTCGCCCTCAATCATCGCCTTGACGCTGAGCTGGCTGACTTCGTGCCGGTCGCCGTCCCGGTGAATCCGCATGACCCGGACGCGGCCCTTCCCATATCTGTTCCTGATCAGCGGCATCCGAACGCCTCCCGTTCAACCCTGCAATTTGCGGGATCACGACCGCCCGCTATGGTTCAATATTGAGCAACCTTCGTGCCACAGGGCAAGATCTTGAGGGACAAGGTCTTTGCGGGACGAGCCTTCTGGCACGAGCCTTGTATCGGTTCAAACAGGCCCGATGGCCTGCATTCAGGGCGAGTCCGAACATGAGCCGCGAAGTCCATCCGGTCGACCAGATCCTGCCGACGCCGCGCTTGCTGGCGCTCGGCCTGCAGCATGTGCTCGTGATGTATGCGGGCGCGGTTGCCGTTCCGCTGATCATCGGCCGGGCGCTCAAGCTGCCGCCCCAAGACGTCGCCTT encodes:
- the pucL gene encoding factor-independent urate hydroxylase encodes the protein MPLIRNRYGKGRVRVMRIHRDGDRHEVSQLSVKAMIEGDFARAYTDADNSTSVATDTIKNIVNVVARENTGLSTEEFCQVLAKRYLDTYPQIASVAITAHETKWRRLSFGGKPHPHSFVLDSNGKPFVEAAVTRGGPMALTSGIDGFAFMKSTESGWENYPRDRYTTLPPTADRMCATSMVASWKWSAKPSNYPAANTKILDTVLEVFGTTYSMSVQDSLYRMGEAALAAVPEISEISMACPNMHFIPMNLSAFGLDNNNDVFLPTDEPHGQIECTVGRG